A stretch of Homo sapiens chromosome 12, GRCh38.p14 Primary Assembly DNA encodes these proteins:
- the MLF2 gene encoding myeloid leukemia factor 2: MFRFMRDVEPEDPMFLMDPFAIHRQHMSRMLSGGFGYSPFLSITDGNMPGTRPASRRMQQAGAVSPFGMLGMSGGFMDMFGMMNDMIGNMEHMTAGGNCQTFSSSTVISYSNTGDGAPKVYQETSEMRSAPGGIRETRRTVRDSDSGLEQMSIGHHIRDRAHILQRSRNHRTGDQEERQDYINLDESEAAAFDDEWRRETSRFRQQRPLEFRRLESSGAGGRRAEGPPRLAIQGPEDSPSRQSRRYDW; this comes from the exons ATGTTCCGCTTCATGAGGGACGTGGAGCCTGAGGATCCCATGTTCCTGAT GGATCCCTTTGCTATTCACCGTCAGCATATGAGCCGTATGTTGTCAGGTGGCTTTGGATATAGCCCCTTCCTCAGCATCACAGATGGCAACATGCCAGGGACCAGGCCTGCCAGCCGCCGGATGCAGCAG GCTGGAGCTGTCTCCCCCTTTGGGATGCTGGGAATG TCGGGTGGTTTCATGGACATGTTTGGGATGATGAATGACATGATtggaaacatg GAACACATGACAGCTGGAGGCAATTGCCAGACCTTCTCATCTTCCACTGTCATCTCCTACTCCAATACGGGTGATGGTGCCCCCAAGGTCTACCAAGAGACATCAGAGATGCGCTCGGCACCAGGCGGG ATCCGGGAGACACGGAGGACTGTTCGGGATTCAGACAGTGGACTGGAGCAGATGTCCATTGGGCATCACATCCGGGACAGGGCTCACATCCTCCAGCGCTCCCGAAACCATCGCACGGGGGACCAGGAGGAGCGGCAGGACTATATCAACCTGGATGAGA GTGAGGCCGCAGCGTTTGATGACGAGTGGCGGCGGGAGACCTCCCGATTCCGGCAGCAGCGTCCCCTGGAGTTTCGGCGGCTTGAGTCCTCAGGGGCTGGGGGACGAAGGGCGGAGGGGCCTCCCCGCCTGGCCATCCAGGGACCTGAGGACTCCCCTTCCCGACAGTCCCGCCGCTATGACTGGTGA